A DNA window from Salarias fasciatus chromosome 23 unlocalized genomic scaffold, fSalaFa1.1 super_scaffold_20, whole genome shotgun sequence contains the following coding sequences:
- the btla gene encoding B- and T-lymphocyte attenuator isoform X2: MRPELCWMHVSILSVLLLYTSAEGEESECQPEVRVHRNTVYRAVIGDELRINCTSYFCGETPSNMSWYKYEGGDVLINSSKQSRIKTEWKQLSNIAGIYYLIFTNIVRNDSGQFTCQIGSERSHLITVSVDDIDEFRTNSTRSPDPEATEWWLYVYSAAAIGALVLIVIIISVAALRGCKGKPRKEEQRENQYMVIPMTQQPLPQASPGGSPSAPPRRSPSGPPCRSSTRRKTQPRQGSNQERGEREEREAGSSIFYATLNHPLPPRGRVRPPRPTEEPSEYAAIRVA; encoded by the exons ATGAGGCCCGAGCTCTGCTGGATGCATGTGTCCATACTGTCTGTGCTGCTTCTCTACACCAGCGCTGAAG GTGAAGAGTCTGAATGCCAGCCTGAGGTTAGAGTCCATCGCAACACCGTCTACAGAGCCGTTATTGGAGATGAACTGAGGATTAACTGCACATCTTATTTTTGTGGAGAAACACCATCCAACATGTCCTGGTATAAATATGAAGGGGGCGATGTCCTCATCAACTCCAGCAAGCAGAGCCGTATTAAAACAGAGTGGAAACAACTGAGTAACATTGCTGGGATTTATTATCTAATCTTCACAAACATTGTAAGAAATGACTCAGGTCAATTTACATGTCAAATTGGAAGTGAAAGGAGTCATTTAATCACTGTTTCAGTGGATG ACATCGACGAGTTCAGGACAAATTCCACAA GAAGCCCAGACCCTGAAGCCACAGAGTGGTGGCTGTACGTGTACTCGGCCGCGGCCATCGGCGCGCTGGTCCTCATCGTGATCATTATATCTGTGGCTGCGTTGCGAGGGTGTAAAG GGAAACCAAGGaaagaagaacaaagagaaaatcAG TACATGGTGATCCCCATGacccagcagcccctcccacaggcCTCGCCGGGCGGAAGCCCCTCCGCCCCGCCGCGCAGGAGCCCCTCCGGCCCGCCGTGCAGGAGCTCCACCCGCAGGAAAACACAGCCGAGGCAAGGCAGCAAtcaggagagaggggagagggaggagcggGAGGCGGGATCCTCCATTTTTTACGCGACTCTCAATCACCCGCTGCCACCGAGGGGCCGAGTCCGGCCTCCGAGGCCGACCGAGGAGCCGTCGGAGTACGCGGCCATCCGCGTGGCGTGA
- the btla gene encoding B- and T-lymphocyte attenuator isoform X1 produces the protein MRPELCWMHVSILSVLLLYTSAEGEESECQPEVRVHRNTVYRAVIGDELRINCTSYFCGETPSNMSWYKYEGGDVLINSSKQSRIKTEWKQLSNIAGIYYLIFTNIVRNDSGQFTCQIGSERSHLITVSVDDIDEFRTNSTTGSPDPEATEWWLYVYSAAAIGALVLIVIIISVAALRGCKGKPRKEEQRENQYMVIPMTQQPLPQASPGGSPSAPPRRSPSGPPCRSSTRRKTQPRQGSNQERGEREEREAGSSIFYATLNHPLPPRGRVRPPRPTEEPSEYAAIRVA, from the exons ATGAGGCCCGAGCTCTGCTGGATGCATGTGTCCATACTGTCTGTGCTGCTTCTCTACACCAGCGCTGAAG GTGAAGAGTCTGAATGCCAGCCTGAGGTTAGAGTCCATCGCAACACCGTCTACAGAGCCGTTATTGGAGATGAACTGAGGATTAACTGCACATCTTATTTTTGTGGAGAAACACCATCCAACATGTCCTGGTATAAATATGAAGGGGGCGATGTCCTCATCAACTCCAGCAAGCAGAGCCGTATTAAAACAGAGTGGAAACAACTGAGTAACATTGCTGGGATTTATTATCTAATCTTCACAAACATTGTAAGAAATGACTCAGGTCAATTTACATGTCAAATTGGAAGTGAAAGGAGTCATTTAATCACTGTTTCAGTGGATG ACATCGACGAGTTCAGGACAAATTCCACAA CAGGAAGCCCAGACCCTGAAGCCACAGAGTGGTGGCTGTACGTGTACTCGGCCGCGGCCATCGGCGCGCTGGTCCTCATCGTGATCATTATATCTGTGGCTGCGTTGCGAGGGTGTAAAG GGAAACCAAGGaaagaagaacaaagagaaaatcAG TACATGGTGATCCCCATGacccagcagcccctcccacaggcCTCGCCGGGCGGAAGCCCCTCCGCCCCGCCGCGCAGGAGCCCCTCCGGCCCGCCGTGCAGGAGCTCCACCCGCAGGAAAACACAGCCGAGGCAAGGCAGCAAtcaggagagaggggagagggaggagcggGAGGCGGGATCCTCCATTTTTTACGCGACTCTCAATCACCCGCTGCCACCGAGGGGCCGAGTCCGGCCTCCGAGGCCGACCGAGGAGCCGTCGGAGTACGCGGCCATCCGCGTGGCGTGA
- the btla gene encoding B- and T-lymphocyte attenuator isoform X3, with amino-acid sequence MRPELCWMHVSILSVLLLYTSAEGEESECQPEVRVHRNTVYRAVIGDELRINCTSYFCGETPSNMSWYKYEGGDVLINSSKQSRIKTEWKQLSNIAGIYYLIFTNIVRNDSGQFTCQIGSERSHLITVSVDAGSPDPEATEWWLYVYSAAAIGALVLIVIIISVAALRGCKGKPRKEEQRENQYMVIPMTQQPLPQASPGGSPSAPPRRSPSGPPCRSSTRRKTQPRQGSNQERGEREEREAGSSIFYATLNHPLPPRGRVRPPRPTEEPSEYAAIRVA; translated from the exons ATGAGGCCCGAGCTCTGCTGGATGCATGTGTCCATACTGTCTGTGCTGCTTCTCTACACCAGCGCTGAAG GTGAAGAGTCTGAATGCCAGCCTGAGGTTAGAGTCCATCGCAACACCGTCTACAGAGCCGTTATTGGAGATGAACTGAGGATTAACTGCACATCTTATTTTTGTGGAGAAACACCATCCAACATGTCCTGGTATAAATATGAAGGGGGCGATGTCCTCATCAACTCCAGCAAGCAGAGCCGTATTAAAACAGAGTGGAAACAACTGAGTAACATTGCTGGGATTTATTATCTAATCTTCACAAACATTGTAAGAAATGACTCAGGTCAATTTACATGTCAAATTGGAAGTGAAAGGAGTCATTTAATCACTGTTTCAGTGGATG CAGGAAGCCCAGACCCTGAAGCCACAGAGTGGTGGCTGTACGTGTACTCGGCCGCGGCCATCGGCGCGCTGGTCCTCATCGTGATCATTATATCTGTGGCTGCGTTGCGAGGGTGTAAAG GGAAACCAAGGaaagaagaacaaagagaaaatcAG TACATGGTGATCCCCATGacccagcagcccctcccacaggcCTCGCCGGGCGGAAGCCCCTCCGCCCCGCCGCGCAGGAGCCCCTCCGGCCCGCCGTGCAGGAGCTCCACCCGCAGGAAAACACAGCCGAGGCAAGGCAGCAAtcaggagagaggggagagggaggagcggGAGGCGGGATCCTCCATTTTTTACGCGACTCTCAATCACCCGCTGCCACCGAGGGGCCGAGTCCGGCCTCCGAGGCCGACCGAGGAGCCGTCGGAGTACGCGGCCATCCGCGTGGCGTGA
- the btla gene encoding uncharacterized protein btla isoform X7 has protein sequence MRPELCWMHVSILSVLLLYTSAEGEESECQPEVRVHRNTVYRAVIGDELRINCTSYFCGETPSNMSWYKYEGGDVLINSSKQSRIKTEWKQLSNIAGIYYLIFTNIVRNDSGQFTCQIGSERSHLITVSVDDIDEFRTNSTTGSPDPEATEWWLYVYSAAAIGALVLIVIIISVAALRGCKGKPRKEEQSENQHMVIPMTHQETASVVVYTALNHPLPLRGGARPRRAGLHVA, from the exons ATGAGGCCCGAGCTCTGCTGGATGCATGTGTCCATACTGTCTGTGCTGCTTCTCTACACCAGCGCTGAAG GTGAAGAGTCTGAATGCCAGCCTGAGGTTAGAGTCCATCGCAACACCGTCTACAGAGCCGTTATTGGAGATGAACTGAGGATTAACTGCACATCTTATTTTTGTGGAGAAACACCATCCAACATGTCCTGGTATAAATATGAAGGGGGCGATGTCCTCATCAACTCCAGCAAGCAGAGCCGTATTAAAACAGAGTGGAAACAACTGAGTAACATTGCTGGGATTTATTATCTAATCTTCACAAACATTGTAAGAAATGACTCAGGTCAATTTACATGTCAAATTGGAAGTGAAAGGAGTCATTTAATCACTGTTTCAGTGGATG ACATCGACGAGTTCAGGACAAATTCCACAA CAGGAAGCCCAGACCCTGAAGCCACAGAGTGGTGGCTGTACGTGTACTCGGCCGCGGCCATCGGCGCGCTGGTCCTCATCGTGATCATTATATCTGTGGCTGCGTTGCGAGGGTGTAAAG GGAAACCAAGGAAAGAAGAACAAAGTGAAAATCAG CACATGGTGATCCCCATGACCCACCAGGAGACGGCCTCAGTCGTCGTGTACACTGCTTTAAACCACCCCCTGCCTCTAAGAGGCGGAGCTCGTCCTCGGAGGGCAGGGCTTCATGTGGCGTGA
- the btla gene encoding uncharacterized protein btla isoform X4 has product MWLQPGDDRRVSSGYIMRPDLCWMHVFMLSALLLYANAESEESECQPEVRVHRNTVYRAVIGDELRINCTSYFCGETPSNMSWYKYEEGDVLINSSKQSRIKTEWKPLSRTAGIYYLIFTNIVRNDSGRFICQIGSERSHLITVLVEDIDEFRINSTSFHVCTFPSLLMSCSTLSLPLPAGSPDPEATEWLYVYSAAAIGTLVLIVIITSVAVMRGCKGKPRKEEQSENQHMVIPMTHQETASVVVYTALNHPLPLRGGARPRRAGLHVA; this is encoded by the exons ATGTGGCTGCAGCCAGGAGACGACAGGAGGGTGTCTAGCGGATACATCATGAGGCCTGATCTCTGCTGGATGCATGTCTTTATGCTGTCTGCGCTGCTTCTCTACGCCAACGCTGAAA GTGAAGAGTCTGAATGCCAGCCTGAGGTTAGAGTCCATCGCAACACCGTCTACAGAGCCGTTATTGGAGATGAACTGAGGATTAACTGCACATCTTATTTTTGTGGAGAAACACCATCCAACATGTCCTGGTATAAATATGAAGAGGGCGATGTCCTCATCAACTCCAGCAAGCAGAGCCGTATTAAAACAGAGTGGAAACCACTGAGTCGCACCGCTGGGATTTATTATCTAATCTTCACAAACATTGTAAGAAATGACTCAGGTCGATTTATATGTCAAATTGGAAGTGAAAGGAGTCATTTAATCACTGTTTTGGTGGAAG ACATCGACGAGTTCAGGATAAATTCCACAAGTTTCCACGTCTGCACGTTTCCATCGTTGCTGATGAGCTGCTCTACACTTTCCCTTCCTCTCCCAGCAGGAAGCCCAGACCCTGAAGCCACAGAGTGGCTGTATGTGTACTCGGCCGCGGCCATCGGCACGCTGGTCCTTATTGTGATCATTACATCTGTGGCTGTAATGCGAGGGTGTAAAG GGAAACCAAGGAAAGAAGAACAAAGTGAAAATCAG CACATGGTGATCCCCATGACCCACCAGGAGACGGCCTCAGTCGTCGTGTACACTGCTTTAAACCACCCCCTGCCTCTAAGAGGCGGAGCTCGTCCTCGGAGGGCAGGGCTTCATGTGGCGTGA
- the btla gene encoding uncharacterized protein btla isoform X5, with translation MWLQPGDDRRVSSGYIMRPDLCWMHVFMLSALLLYANAESEESECQPEVRVHRNTVYRAVIGDELRINCTSYFCGETPSNMSWYKYEEGDVLINSSKQSRIKTEWKPLSRTAGIYYLIFTNIVRNDSGRFICQIGSERSHLITVLVEDIDEFRINSTTGSPDPEATEWLYVYSAAAIGTLVLIVIITSVAVMRGCKGKPRKEEQSENQHMVIPMTHQETASVVVYTALNHPLPLRGGARPRRAGLHVA, from the exons ATGTGGCTGCAGCCAGGAGACGACAGGAGGGTGTCTAGCGGATACATCATGAGGCCTGATCTCTGCTGGATGCATGTCTTTATGCTGTCTGCGCTGCTTCTCTACGCCAACGCTGAAA GTGAAGAGTCTGAATGCCAGCCTGAGGTTAGAGTCCATCGCAACACCGTCTACAGAGCCGTTATTGGAGATGAACTGAGGATTAACTGCACATCTTATTTTTGTGGAGAAACACCATCCAACATGTCCTGGTATAAATATGAAGAGGGCGATGTCCTCATCAACTCCAGCAAGCAGAGCCGTATTAAAACAGAGTGGAAACCACTGAGTCGCACCGCTGGGATTTATTATCTAATCTTCACAAACATTGTAAGAAATGACTCAGGTCGATTTATATGTCAAATTGGAAGTGAAAGGAGTCATTTAATCACTGTTTTGGTGGAAG ACATCGACGAGTTCAGGATAAATTCCACAA CAGGAAGCCCAGACCCTGAAGCCACAGAGTGGCTGTATGTGTACTCGGCCGCGGCCATCGGCACGCTGGTCCTTATTGTGATCATTACATCTGTGGCTGTAATGCGAGGGTGTAAAG GGAAACCAAGGAAAGAAGAACAAAGTGAAAATCAG CACATGGTGATCCCCATGACCCACCAGGAGACGGCCTCAGTCGTCGTGTACACTGCTTTAAACCACCCCCTGCCTCTAAGAGGCGGAGCTCGTCCTCGGAGGGCAGGGCTTCATGTGGCGTGA
- the btla gene encoding uncharacterized protein btla isoform X6, with protein MWLQPGDDRRVSSGYIMRPDLCWMHVFMLSALLLYANAESEESECQPEVRVHRNTVYRAVIGDELRINCTSYFCGETPSNMSWYKYEEGDVLINSSKQSRIKTEWKPLSRTAGIYYLIFTNIVRNDSGRFICQIGSERSHLITVLVEAGSPDPEATEWLYVYSAAAIGTLVLIVIITSVAVMRGCKGKPRKEEQSENQHMVIPMTHQETASVVVYTALNHPLPLRGGARPRRAGLHVA; from the exons ATGTGGCTGCAGCCAGGAGACGACAGGAGGGTGTCTAGCGGATACATCATGAGGCCTGATCTCTGCTGGATGCATGTCTTTATGCTGTCTGCGCTGCTTCTCTACGCCAACGCTGAAA GTGAAGAGTCTGAATGCCAGCCTGAGGTTAGAGTCCATCGCAACACCGTCTACAGAGCCGTTATTGGAGATGAACTGAGGATTAACTGCACATCTTATTTTTGTGGAGAAACACCATCCAACATGTCCTGGTATAAATATGAAGAGGGCGATGTCCTCATCAACTCCAGCAAGCAGAGCCGTATTAAAACAGAGTGGAAACCACTGAGTCGCACCGCTGGGATTTATTATCTAATCTTCACAAACATTGTAAGAAATGACTCAGGTCGATTTATATGTCAAATTGGAAGTGAAAGGAGTCATTTAATCACTGTTTTGGTGGAAG CAGGAAGCCCAGACCCTGAAGCCACAGAGTGGCTGTATGTGTACTCGGCCGCGGCCATCGGCACGCTGGTCCTTATTGTGATCATTACATCTGTGGCTGTAATGCGAGGGTGTAAAG GGAAACCAAGGAAAGAAGAACAAAGTGAAAATCAG CACATGGTGATCCCCATGACCCACCAGGAGACGGCCTCAGTCGTCGTGTACACTGCTTTAAACCACCCCCTGCCTCTAAGAGGCGGAGCTCGTCCTCGGAGGGCAGGGCTTCATGTGGCGTGA